A window of the Syntrophus gentianae genome harbors these coding sequences:
- the xerC gene encoding tyrosine recombinase XerC, whose amino-acid sequence MDELTRGFDRYMDLERNLSSHTRKNYLDDLEQFKRYLLENYGSTEDFSVSPWQHVDYLMVRSFLGTLYRRKLKKVTMARKLASLRAFFNYLIHRKEIRSNPLEAVSSPRTEKYIPAVLSVDEILALLNLPFKEDLFGLRDRAILELFYSSGIRLSELTGINEEDISFLQGLIKIRGKGKKERIVPVGEPAKAALENYLREKHRREPAEEGSASLMAPVFVNSRNGRLSARSVARILDKYVSQSGIQKRVSPHTLRHSFATHLLDAGADLRSIQELLGHESLSTTQKYTAVSVNQLMAVYDRAHPKARRGQ is encoded by the coding sequence ATGGATGAACTGACCAGGGGCTTTGATCGCTATATGGATTTGGAGAGAAACCTTTCCTCCCATACGCGAAAGAACTACCTGGATGATTTGGAGCAGTTTAAAAGATATCTCTTGGAAAACTATGGTTCGACGGAAGATTTTTCGGTCAGTCCATGGCAGCATGTCGATTATTTGATGGTGAGATCCTTTCTGGGGACGCTTTACCGCAGAAAGCTGAAAAAGGTGACGATGGCTCGGAAACTGGCCTCTCTGAGGGCTTTTTTCAACTACTTGATCCATCGGAAGGAAATCCGGAGCAATCCCTTGGAAGCGGTTTCGTCCCCTAGAACGGAGAAATATATCCCTGCTGTTCTTTCCGTGGATGAAATCCTTGCTTTACTGAATCTCCCTTTCAAGGAGGATCTTTTTGGCCTGCGGGATCGCGCCATCCTGGAACTCTTTTATTCCAGCGGCATTCGTCTCAGCGAGCTGACGGGGATCAATGAGGAAGATATTTCCTTCCTTCAAGGGCTGATAAAAATCCGTGGGAAGGGAAAGAAGGAGAGGATTGTTCCTGTCGGAGAGCCGGCGAAAGCAGCTCTGGAAAATTACCTGAGGGAAAAACATCGTCGGGAGCCGGCGGAGGAGGGATCGGCTTCGTTAATGGCTCCCGTGTTTGTCAACTCCAGAAATGGACGGCTATCGGCACGAAGCGTCGCCAGGATCCTCGACAAATATGTCTCTCAAAGCGGCATACAAAAAAGGGTCAGCCCTCATACGCTTCGTCACAGTTTTGCCACGCATCTTCTGGATGCGGGGGCCGATCTACGCTCCATTCAGGAACTTCTTGGCCATGAAAGTCTGTCGACAACACAGAAATACACGGCTGTGAGCGTGAATCAGCTGATGGCAGTGTATGACAGGGCTCATCCAAAAGCCCGGAGAGGTCAGTGA
- the hslV gene encoding ATP-dependent protease subunit HslV, whose protein sequence is MRGTTILAVRHKGKVTVAGDGQVTLDITVMKHGARKVRRLYHDEVIVGFAGTTADAFTLFDRFDSKLEQYNGNLLRAAVELTKDWRTDRVLRHLEALMIAVSREHFLIISGNGDVIESDDDVMAIGSGGPYALAAARAMIRYSDLPATDIARESVKIASEICIYTNDHITVEELDIEQDDEPEEKKVRKTRSRG, encoded by the coding sequence ATGAGAGGGACCACCATACTGGCGGTCCGGCACAAGGGCAAAGTGACCGTGGCCGGTGACGGGCAGGTTACGCTGGACATAACGGTCATGAAACACGGCGCCAGGAAGGTGAGGCGCCTGTACCATGATGAAGTGATTGTCGGATTTGCCGGAACAACCGCCGATGCCTTCACCCTTTTCGACCGTTTCGATTCCAAACTGGAACAGTACAACGGAAATCTCCTGCGGGCAGCCGTGGAACTCACCAAGGACTGGAGGACGGACCGGGTGCTTCGTCATCTCGAAGCCCTGATGATTGCCGTGAGCAGGGAACATTTTCTCATCATATCCGGAAATGGCGATGTCATTGAATCGGATGACGATGTCATGGCGATTGGATCCGGCGGGCCTTATGCCCTGGCCGCAGCCCGTGCCATGATCAGGTATTCCGACTTGCCGGCGACGGACATTGCGAGAGAATCGGTAAAGATCGCTTCGGAGATCTGCATTTATACAAACGACCATATCACAGTGGAAGAGCTGGATATCGAACAGGATGATGAACCGGAAGAGAAGAAGGTTCGCAAGACAAGGTCCCGGGGCTGA
- the hslU gene encoding ATP-dependent protease ATPase subunit HslU gives MSSNSLTPAEIVEKLDQHIIGQADAKRAVAIALRNRWRRQNVPDELREEISPKNIIMIGPTGVGKTEIARRLAKIDNSPFLKVEASKFTEVGYVGRDVESMIRDLVDLAVNMVRAEEQEKVSARAAEIAEERLLDLLLPPKPVERNVEEMMEDHSRLIEENEKPQPPDSTREKLRRLLHEGKLDSRHVDLELTESRSGPMIEVFSASGIEDLGLNLKEMFGNFLPQKKKISRVNVSEALEILKEEEAQRLVDMDKVTRTAIERVEQSGIIFLDEIDKVVGSDTPSGPDVSREGVQRDLLPIVEGSNVNSRYGMVRTDHILFIAAGAFSSSKPSDLIPELQGRFPIRVELDSLGKEEFIRILTEPNNALIKQYTEMLATEGVRLLFKEDSIAEIADVAAVVNERTENIGARRLYTIMEILLEDISFDAPELSGQEVVIDAQYVEDKLGDIIEDEDLSRYIL, from the coding sequence ATGTCATCAAATTCATTAACACCTGCGGAAATCGTTGAAAAGCTGGATCAGCATATCATCGGACAGGCCGATGCCAAACGGGCGGTAGCCATTGCCTTGAGGAACCGCTGGCGACGTCAGAACGTGCCTGATGAGCTCCGCGAAGAAATCTCTCCCAAGAATATCATCATGATCGGACCGACGGGCGTGGGGAAGACGGAGATCGCCCGCAGACTGGCGAAAATCGACAATTCCCCTTTCCTCAAAGTGGAAGCCTCGAAGTTTACGGAAGTGGGATATGTCGGCCGGGACGTGGAATCCATGATTCGTGACCTGGTGGATCTGGCCGTGAACATGGTCCGGGCGGAAGAGCAGGAGAAGGTGAGTGCCAGAGCGGCTGAAATTGCCGAGGAAAGGCTTCTGGATCTTCTGCTTCCTCCAAAACCGGTTGAACGGAATGTGGAAGAGATGATGGAAGATCATTCCCGGTTGATCGAGGAGAATGAAAAACCCCAGCCCCCTGATTCAACGAGAGAAAAATTACGACGCCTCCTTCACGAGGGGAAACTGGATAGTCGCCATGTGGATCTGGAGCTGACGGAATCGCGCAGCGGGCCGATGATCGAGGTCTTTTCCGCATCGGGGATTGAAGATCTCGGGCTGAACCTGAAGGAAATGTTCGGCAATTTTCTGCCGCAGAAGAAAAAGATCAGCCGGGTCAATGTCTCTGAGGCATTGGAAATCCTGAAGGAAGAAGAGGCGCAGCGACTGGTGGACATGGACAAGGTGACCCGGACCGCCATTGAGCGGGTGGAACAGTCCGGAATCATTTTCCTGGATGAAATCGACAAAGTCGTCGGGAGCGATACGCCGTCCGGGCCGGATGTTTCCCGGGAAGGGGTGCAGCGTGATCTTCTGCCTATTGTGGAAGGATCGAATGTCAACAGCCGTTATGGCATGGTCCGTACAGACCATATCCTTTTCATCGCCGCAGGGGCCTTCAGTTCTTCCAAGCCTTCGGATCTTATCCCGGAACTTCAGGGGCGGTTTCCAATCCGGGTGGAACTGGATTCCCTGGGAAAAGAGGAATTTATCCGCATTCTGACGGAACCCAACAACGCCCTTATCAAACAGTATACGGAGATGCTGGCGACCGAAGGGGTCCGGCTTCTTTTCAAAGAGGATTCCATTGCGGAGATTGCCGATGTCGCAGCCGTGGTCAATGAGAGGACGGAAAATATCGGTGCAAGGAGGCTCTATACCATTATGGAGATTCTCCTGGAGGACATCTCCTTCGATGCCCCGGAATTATCCGGTCAGGAAGTGGTCATTGATGCCCAGTATGTTGAAGACAAGCTAGGCGACATCATTGAAGACGAAGATCTGAGCCGGTACATTCTCTAG
- the argB gene encoding acetylglutamate kinase: MNTIEKPMEKAEILLEALPYIRRFYNRTVVIKYGGHAMVDEELKQSFARDVLMMKYIGINPVVVHGGGPQIGTFLKKLGKDSRFIQGMRVTDEETMNIVEMVLVGMVNKEIVGLINREGGKAVGLSGKDGNLISAVKYYLSAEKAKDTPPEIIDIGLVGKVKEINTDLINSLVRDGFIPVIAPTGYGENGETFNINADLVAGAVASALKAEKLILLTDVAGVLNKQGELINTMNNEETLGMIEDGTIDGGMFPKVKCCLKSLREGVHKAHIVDGRQKHAILLEMFTDKGIGTELVI; encoded by the coding sequence ATGAACACCATAGAAAAACCCATGGAAAAGGCAGAGATTCTTCTTGAAGCGCTTCCCTACATTAGACGCTTCTATAACCGCACCGTCGTGATCAAGTACGGCGGTCATGCCATGGTCGATGAAGAGTTGAAGCAATCCTTCGCCAGGGATGTCCTGATGATGAAATATATTGGGATCAACCCTGTCGTTGTTCACGGAGGCGGACCGCAGATCGGCACCTTTCTGAAGAAATTGGGAAAAGATTCCAGGTTTATTCAGGGGATGCGGGTAACGGACGAGGAGACCATGAACATTGTGGAGATGGTTCTCGTCGGCATGGTCAACAAGGAAATCGTCGGCCTCATCAACCGCGAGGGGGGGAAGGCCGTGGGGTTGAGCGGCAAGGACGGCAATCTCATTTCGGCGGTCAAGTATTACCTCAGCGCGGAGAAGGCCAAGGATACGCCTCCGGAGATCATCGACATCGGTCTGGTCGGCAAGGTCAAGGAAATCAACACCGATTTGATTAACTCCCTGGTCCGGGACGGTTTCATTCCCGTTATTGCACCCACGGGCTATGGGGAGAACGGGGAGACTTTCAACATCAACGCCGATCTTGTGGCGGGGGCCGTAGCGTCCGCTCTGAAGGCGGAAAAACTGATCCTGCTGACCGATGTGGCGGGTGTGTTGAATAAGCAGGGTGAACTGATCAACACCATGAACAACGAGGAAACCCTCGGAATGATTGAGGACGGCACAATCGATGGCGGGATGTTCCCCAAGGTCAAGTGTTGCCTCAAGTCCCTCAGGGAAGGTGTCCATAAGGCTCATATCGTTGATGGACGGCAGAAGCATGCCATTCTCCTGGAAATGTTTACCGATAAGGGAATTGGAACGGAACTGGTTATATAA
- a CDS encoding bifunctional nuclease family protein, with protein sequence MQIEMKVSGLTIDPITNTPIVILKDFQEKKAIPIWIGIFEASAIATELEKIKFSRPMTHDLLRDMLTVLEAMVTRVEIHDVRNNTFYANIVVTRDNQDYTVDSRPSDAIALALRANAPIFVHDTVIEKARNIDFDPNASDVDELKQEKMKEFLENLSNDDFGKYKM encoded by the coding sequence GTGCAAATTGAAATGAAAGTATCCGGATTAACCATTGATCCAATAACCAATACACCGATTGTCATTTTAAAGGATTTTCAGGAAAAAAAGGCCATCCCCATCTGGATCGGCATATTCGAAGCCAGCGCGATTGCCACGGAACTGGAGAAAATCAAATTTTCCCGGCCCATGACCCACGATCTCCTCCGCGATATGTTGACGGTTCTGGAAGCCATGGTTACCCGGGTCGAAATTCATGATGTTCGCAACAATACCTTTTATGCGAATATTGTTGTGACCAGAGACAACCAGGACTATACCGTCGATTCACGGCCCAGTGACGCGATTGCCCTCGCTTTGCGGGCTAATGCGCCTATTTTTGTCCATGACACGGTGATTGAGAAAGCCCGGAATATTGATTTTGATCCGAACGCCAGTGACGTGGATGAACTCAAGCAGGAAAAGATGAAGGAATTCCTCGAGAATCTTTCCAATGATGATTTTGGCAAATACAAGATGTAG